In Persicimonas caeni, a single window of DNA contains:
- a CDS encoding HD-GYP domain-containing protein, producing the protein MADDFSSNSVLSERGERADDTKEALGPQICGHFVKVLKASSIFSIDHDQTKLAAEEFVDWVDAKLAEESQERFCLQMTEHNMFLDGKIIRIDQRSHGRIAPIRQLCLQADFNEVIFRKGITGGEMLQLAAEIKKVESGQRDSLDGFKLAHLELTLVAPEEQDEDEGVDDERRELIELYASLLVRCRNYFERIRHGAHPSVTDIKRIVQQITDSIDEHGDIFVGLINMKLLSGRDFVHASNCAVYSMLLASAVGLEPTIVVRCGMTALAQDVDKLSGTAEVASEIHVGDETHFQTNLASVAALTQTGTRDVLSALRLVTNYERGFPYNRPLPSTWYNDEMSPHLLSRIVEIARDYDILTQGFEGHSSMKPDLALQTMMQKMGSHYDPALMKLFVNRLGIFPVGTTVRLNDGRQALVIRSSPIDSDNKLSHATRPTVRLLDGTEELVDLSAASNKGLSIERILDDDEVAQRPSAFLLF; encoded by the coding sequence ATGGCCGACGACTTCTCCAGCAACAGCGTGCTCTCCGAGCGCGGCGAGCGCGCCGACGACACCAAAGAGGCGCTCGGCCCCCAGATTTGCGGCCACTTCGTCAAGGTTTTGAAGGCGAGCAGCATCTTTAGCATCGACCACGACCAGACCAAGCTGGCCGCCGAGGAGTTCGTCGACTGGGTCGACGCCAAGCTCGCCGAGGAGTCGCAAGAGCGCTTCTGCCTGCAGATGACCGAGCACAACATGTTCCTCGACGGCAAAATCATCCGCATCGACCAGCGCAGCCACGGGCGCATCGCGCCGATTCGCCAGCTCTGCCTGCAGGCGGACTTCAACGAAGTGATCTTTCGCAAAGGCATCACCGGCGGCGAGATGCTGCAGCTGGCCGCCGAGATCAAAAAGGTCGAGAGCGGTCAGCGCGACAGCCTCGATGGCTTCAAGCTCGCCCACCTCGAGTTGACCCTCGTCGCCCCCGAGGAGCAGGACGAAGACGAGGGCGTCGACGACGAGCGCCGCGAGCTCATCGAGCTGTACGCCAGCCTCTTGGTGCGCTGCCGCAACTACTTCGAGCGCATCCGCCACGGCGCCCACCCGTCGGTGACCGACATCAAGCGCATCGTCCAGCAGATCACCGACAGCATCGACGAGCACGGCGACATCTTCGTGGGCCTCATCAACATGAAGCTGTTGAGCGGGCGCGACTTCGTCCACGCGAGCAACTGCGCGGTCTACTCGATGCTGCTCGCCTCGGCGGTCGGCCTCGAGCCGACGATTGTGGTGCGCTGCGGCATGACCGCGCTCGCCCAGGACGTCGACAAATTGAGCGGCACCGCCGAGGTCGCCAGCGAGATCCACGTCGGCGACGAGACCCACTTCCAGACCAACCTGGCCTCAGTCGCCGCGCTTACCCAGACGGGCACCCGCGACGTGCTCAGCGCGCTGCGGCTGGTGACCAACTACGAGCGCGGCTTTCCGTACAACCGCCCGCTGCCGTCGACCTGGTACAACGACGAGATGAGCCCGCACCTGCTCAGCCGCATCGTCGAGATCGCGCGCGACTACGACATCTTGACCCAGGGCTTCGAGGGCCACAGCTCGATGAAGCCCGACCTGGCGCTGCAGACGATGATGCAGAAGATGGGCTCGCACTACGACCCGGCGCTCATGAAGCTGTTCGTCAACCGCCTGGGCATCTTCCCGGTGGGCACCACCGTGCGGCTCAACGACGGGCGCCAGGCGCTGGTCATCCGCAGCTCGCCCATCGACAGCGACAACAAGCTTTCGCACGCCACGCGCCCCACTGTACGCTTGCTCGACGGCACCGAGGAGCTCGTCGACCTGAGCGCGGCGTCGAACAAGGGGCTGTCGATCGAGCGTATCCTCGACGACGACGAGGTCGCCCAGCGTCCCAGCGCCTTCTTGCTGTTCTAA
- a CDS encoding EF-hand domain-containing protein, whose translation MTCNQRLLAALAMLGFAALGACIPEQNLPDPADQAVTATPDTQFHNWARGDAQIDEYDFTQAVETMRVFEMWDGNGNGVVGREEFTRHAFRVWDVDRSGSVEADEWKRAAASFYRSQQPYGEFGDWDLDADDDLGIDEVQQGFERTNLFRYWDANDDGYLTRGEFASEAFAAWDTTDNGMIDQSEWNQAIELWVMRFRRAPTT comes from the coding sequence ATGACTTGTAATCAACGACTTTTGGCGGCGCTGGCGATGCTCGGTTTTGCTGCGCTGGGGGCATGCATCCCGGAGCAGAACCTGCCCGACCCGGCCGATCAGGCCGTCACGGCTACGCCCGACACCCAATTTCACAACTGGGCGCGCGGCGACGCACAGATCGACGAGTACGATTTCACCCAGGCCGTCGAGACGATGCGCGTCTTCGAGATGTGGGACGGCAACGGCAACGGCGTCGTCGGCCGCGAGGAGTTCACTCGCCACGCGTTTCGAGTCTGGGACGTCGACAGGAGCGGAAGCGTCGAGGCCGACGAGTGGAAGAGGGCGGCTGCGTCGTTCTATCGCAGCCAGCAGCCCTACGGCGAGTTTGGCGACTGGGATCTCGACGCCGACGACGATTTGGGCATCGACGAGGTGCAACAGGGCTTCGAGCGCACCAACCTGTTTCGCTACTGGGATGCCAACGACGATGGGTATTTGACCCGCGGCGAGTTTGCTTCGGAGGCGTTCGCCGCCTGGGATACAACTGATAACGGCATGATCGATCAGAGCGAATGGAATCAGGCCATCGAGCTGTGGGTTATGCGATTTCGCAGGGCGCCCACGACCTGA
- a CDS encoding ABC1 kinase family protein: MAEDWEKLAGETGEEVTSNRFKRMFKLGSMGAKVTASSVASKLGSFLPGNKDRREEGLKRAYAKNAERVVEVLGELKGASMKIGQMLSADPELLPDEFADVMSSLQKDAKPMTYNTVKGQIEKAFDRPMEMVFSYFDPDPIGSASIGQVHRATLETGEDVAVKVQYPGVAASLESDLKSLKTMLVYGRAFVDRDRLDQIFDEVRRMLMEEADYRIEAETMARFNEHLDGREGWRAPKPFPQWTSEEVLVMEFIDGQKLDEALAEIGDGPRRQELLERWMHLYSWMFHELHELHGDPHPGNFLLQDDDTLVMLDFGCVKSFEPEFTDGFMEILDAAWQDDAERIIDIYLRLGFGTDGTDPKSIDPELMLQYQSIVTAPFMRDEPFDFGDWEPAMEAKLFMMRHPSFFKLIPPPDALAYFRVLSGIKGLLRKMDATMNAYEMAYRTARRRGVLTES; encoded by the coding sequence ATGGCAGAAGATTGGGAAAAGTTGGCCGGCGAGACGGGCGAAGAGGTCACCTCCAACCGCTTCAAGCGCATGTTCAAGCTCGGCTCGATGGGCGCCAAAGTCACCGCCTCGAGCGTCGCCTCGAAGCTGGGGAGCTTCCTGCCGGGCAACAAGGATCGGCGCGAAGAGGGCTTGAAGCGCGCCTACGCCAAAAACGCCGAGCGCGTCGTCGAGGTGTTGGGTGAGCTCAAAGGCGCGTCGATGAAGATCGGCCAGATGCTGTCGGCCGACCCGGAGCTTCTGCCCGACGAGTTCGCCGACGTGATGTCGTCGCTGCAAAAGGACGCCAAGCCGATGACCTACAACACGGTCAAAGGCCAGATCGAAAAGGCCTTCGATCGTCCCATGGAGATGGTCTTCAGCTACTTCGATCCCGATCCCATCGGCTCGGCGAGCATCGGCCAGGTCCACCGCGCCACCTTGGAGACAGGCGAAGACGTCGCCGTCAAAGTGCAGTACCCGGGCGTGGCCGCCTCGCTCGAGAGTGACCTGAAGAGCCTCAAGACGATGCTGGTGTACGGCCGCGCGTTCGTCGACCGCGACCGGCTCGACCAGATCTTCGACGAGGTGCGCCGCATGCTCATGGAGGAGGCCGACTATCGCATCGAGGCCGAGACCATGGCGCGGTTCAATGAGCACCTCGACGGCCGCGAGGGATGGCGCGCTCCCAAGCCCTTCCCGCAGTGGACCAGCGAAGAAGTGCTCGTCATGGAGTTCATCGACGGCCAGAAGCTCGACGAGGCCCTCGCCGAGATCGGCGACGGGCCTCGACGCCAAGAACTCTTGGAGCGCTGGATGCACCTGTACTCGTGGATGTTCCACGAGCTGCACGAGCTGCACGGCGACCCGCACCCGGGCAATTTCCTGCTGCAGGATGACGACACGCTCGTCATGCTCGACTTCGGCTGCGTCAAGAGCTTCGAGCCCGAGTTTACCGACGGCTTCATGGAGATCTTGGACGCCGCCTGGCAGGACGACGCCGAGCGAATTATCGATATCTACCTGCGCCTCGGCTTCGGCACCGACGGGACCGACCCCAAGTCGATCGACCCGGAGTTGATGCTGCAGTACCAGAGCATCGTCACCGCGCCGTTTATGCGCGACGAGCCGTTCGACTTCGGCGACTGGGAGCCGGCCATGGAGGCCAAGCTCTTCATGATGCGTCATCCGAGCTTCTTCAAGCTCATCCCGCCGCCCGACGCGCTCGCCTATTTCCGTGTGTTGAGCGGAATCAAAGGGTTGTTGCGCAAGATGGACGCGACCATGAACGCCTACGAGATGGCCTACCGAACCGCGCGCCGGCGAGGCGTGCTCACCGAGTCATAG
- a CDS encoding protein kinase domain-containing protein — protein MDQLEGHLLVVDDKEMNRDLLARRLRRRGFEVSTAVDGFDALEKMEQQDFDLILLDIMMPRMNGLEVLEKVRQTTSVTELPIIMATAKSDSETVVEALQMGANDYVTKPLDFGVVMARVKTHLDIRNKSKQKSENQRGFAALSDSGKFQAVSSRHYCKRCRSSTQAEQSECPSCYSKRPEGGWPTIRKDKFPHLGRTIADRYFLSRYISSGSVGTVYQARDLEINRDYAAKVVDLSNPGIGVDPEEIRERTTREVEVLSKLSNPHIVKIYDVVIVGDGIFALILDYVRGYSMSKILARAGSFSVINALNIARQVAQGLYEAHQMGIAHCDIKPENIMVEKMPIRGHFAHILDFGVAEILEFRTEGGRYYGTPLYSAPEQFQSPDLIDHRTDIYSLGAVLYHMITGKPPFNGENAYQVLTKHISEPIPRIFSPELDEMEREFLDRLIRRMMAKKPEDRFKDLSGVLEYIDTLLPVFQQRLRERETG, from the coding sequence ATGGATCAGCTTGAAGGGCACCTTCTCGTTGTCGATGACAAGGAGATGAATCGCGATTTGTTGGCGCGTCGACTGCGTCGCCGAGGCTTCGAGGTCTCGACGGCGGTCGACGGGTTCGACGCGCTCGAGAAGATGGAGCAGCAAGACTTCGACCTGATCTTGCTCGACATCATGATGCCGCGGATGAACGGGCTGGAGGTCCTCGAGAAGGTCCGCCAGACCACCTCGGTGACCGAGCTGCCGATCATCATGGCCACCGCCAAGAGCGACAGCGAGACGGTGGTCGAGGCGCTGCAGATGGGCGCCAACGACTACGTGACCAAACCCCTCGACTTCGGGGTGGTCATGGCCCGCGTCAAAACCCACCTCGATATTCGCAACAAGAGCAAGCAGAAGTCCGAGAACCAGCGAGGCTTCGCCGCGCTGTCGGACTCGGGCAAGTTTCAGGCGGTCTCGAGTCGGCACTACTGCAAACGATGCCGCTCGAGCACCCAGGCCGAGCAATCCGAATGTCCGTCGTGCTACAGCAAACGCCCCGAAGGCGGCTGGCCGACGATCCGCAAGGACAAGTTCCCGCATCTGGGCCGCACGATCGCCGATCGCTACTTTCTGAGCCGCTACATCTCCAGCGGCTCGGTGGGCACCGTCTATCAGGCGCGTGATCTGGAGATCAATCGCGACTACGCCGCCAAGGTGGTCGACCTGAGCAACCCTGGCATCGGCGTCGATCCCGAGGAGATTCGCGAGCGCACCACCCGCGAAGTCGAGGTGCTCTCCAAGCTGAGCAACCCGCATATCGTCAAGATCTACGACGTGGTCATCGTCGGCGACGGCATCTTCGCGCTGATTCTCGACTACGTGCGCGGCTACAGCATGTCCAAGATCTTGGCGCGCGCCGGCAGCTTCAGTGTCATCAACGCGCTGAACATCGCCCGCCAGGTCGCCCAAGGCCTGTACGAAGCGCACCAAATGGGCATCGCCCACTGCGACATCAAGCCCGAGAATATCATGGTCGAAAAGATGCCCATCCGGGGTCATTTCGCCCACATTCTCGACTTCGGCGTCGCCGAAATCCTCGAGTTTCGCACCGAGGGCGGGCGCTACTACGGCACGCCGCTGTACAGCGCGCCCGAGCAGTTCCAGTCCCCCGATCTGATCGACCACCGCACCGACATCTACTCACTGGGCGCGGTGCTCTATCACATGATCACCGGTAAGCCGCCGTTCAACGGCGAGAACGCCTACCAGGTGCTGACCAAGCATATCTCCGAGCCGATCCCGCGCATCTTCAGCCCGGAGCTCGACGAGATGGAGCGCGAGTTCCTCGATCGGTTGATCCGACGCATGATGGCCAAGAAGCCAGAGGATCGCTTCAAGGACCTGTCGGGCGTGCTCGAATATATCGATACGTTGCTGCCGGTCTTCCAGCAGCGGCTTCGCGAGCGCGAAACCGGGTGA
- a CDS encoding response regulator yields MAKILLVEDNEMNRDMLARRLQRKGYEVVVAEDGQVAIDRATSEQPDLILMDLSLPVVDGWEATRTLKAQDATQHIPIIALTAHAISDDRDTALECGCDEYDTKPVDMKRLLSKMEKFLDGSA; encoded by the coding sequence TTGGCTAAGATACTGCTCGTCGAAGATAATGAGATGAACCGCGACATGCTCGCCCGTCGCCTACAGCGCAAAGGATACGAGGTAGTAGTCGCCGAAGACGGTCAAGTCGCCATAGATAGGGCCACCTCCGAGCAACCCGACCTGATCCTGATGGATCTGAGTCTGCCGGTGGTCGATGGATGGGAAGCAACGCGCACCCTCAAGGCCCAAGATGCAACGCAGCACATTCCGATCATCGCACTGACGGCGCACGCCATCTCCGATGACCGCGATACGGCGCTTGAATGCGGCTGTGATGAGTATGATACAAAGCCAGTCGACATGAAGCGTTTGCTGTCGAAGATGGAGAAGTTCTTAGATGGATCAGCTTGA
- a CDS encoding aminotransferase class V-fold PLP-dependent enzyme: MSNSFVQARGDFPILRRRINDRPLVYLDSAATSLMPTPVIDQIGRFCAQQPGNVHRSTHLLGEQASGAFEAARATAQRFLNAPHSDQIVFVRGATHGLNLLARALGEGFLGEDDEVVISSLEHHANLIPWQQACRRRGAKLRVAPLDERGDLDLDALDALLGPRTRVVAVTHVSNVFGTINPIRAIVDAAHAVGAVTVVDGAQAPAHLPVDVQQLGCDFYVCSSHKLLGPTGVGLMYGRRAWLERLPPVETGGEMVSEVSWQEASFSALPHRFEAGTPPVAQAIGLAAAIDYLEALGMQAIERHQNELLEYTVERLDACDRVEVIGRPRRRASVVSFNVEGMHPLDVGALLDSQGVAVRAGYHCAQPLMNDLGLQGTVRASVGLYNNRSDIDRLVEAVDLACEFA, from the coding sequence ATGTCCAACTCGTTTGTGCAGGCGAGGGGGGATTTCCCGATACTCCGTCGCCGGATCAACGACCGCCCCCTGGTCTATTTGGACAGCGCGGCCACCTCGTTGATGCCCACGCCGGTCATCGATCAGATCGGTCGGTTTTGTGCACAGCAGCCAGGCAACGTCCACCGCAGCACCCACCTTTTGGGCGAGCAAGCCTCGGGCGCTTTCGAAGCGGCGCGCGCCACCGCGCAACGCTTTTTGAACGCCCCCCACTCCGATCAAATCGTCTTCGTGCGCGGCGCCACCCACGGGCTGAACCTGCTCGCACGGGCGTTAGGCGAGGGTTTTCTCGGAGAGGATGACGAGGTGGTGATCTCGAGCTTGGAGCATCACGCCAACCTGATCCCGTGGCAGCAGGCATGTCGACGCCGCGGCGCGAAGCTGCGCGTCGCCCCGCTCGATGAGCGCGGCGATCTCGATCTCGACGCCCTCGATGCTCTGCTCGGCCCGCGCACCCGCGTGGTGGCTGTGACCCACGTTTCCAATGTGTTTGGCACGATCAATCCCATCCGCGCGATCGTCGACGCCGCCCACGCCGTCGGTGCAGTGACGGTGGTCGACGGAGCCCAGGCGCCGGCCCATCTGCCGGTCGATGTGCAGCAATTGGGCTGTGATTTTTACGTTTGTTCCAGTCACAAACTCCTCGGCCCCACAGGTGTCGGATTGATGTACGGGCGACGCGCCTGGCTCGAGCGTTTGCCACCCGTGGAGACCGGCGGTGAGATGGTCAGCGAGGTGAGCTGGCAGGAGGCGAGTTTCTCCGCCCTCCCCCACCGCTTCGAGGCGGGCACCCCGCCGGTGGCCCAGGCGATCGGTTTGGCCGCGGCGATCGACTACCTCGAGGCGCTGGGCATGCAGGCCATCGAGCGTCACCAAAACGAGCTTCTCGAATACACCGTCGAGCGCCTCGACGCCTGTGATCGGGTCGAGGTGATCGGGCGGCCGCGCCGACGCGCGAGTGTCGTCTCCTTCAACGTCGAGGGGATGCACCCGCTCGACGTGGGCGCGCTGCTCGACAGCCAGGGCGTCGCGGTGCGCGCCGGCTACCACTGTGCCCAGCCCTTGATGAACGATCTCGGCCTGCAGGGCACCGTGCGCGCTTCGGTGGGCCTTTACAACAACCGCTCAGACATCGATCGTTTGGTCGAAGCAGTGGATCTGGCCTGTGAATTTGCTTAA
- a CDS encoding response regulator: MATHPDLLGLFEQAGVDQPDTPPDPAQWKKLLRGLNRFAAEAERNQYLLDRTLETLDQSSKKLRTKVDEERERLTSVLSGIEDGVCAVDRKGRLLFSNPAASTLLDRDGDELDGPSFFEMLEFHEGGEVLDVRQIVARVNRQETLRDDDAVITREDGSTIPVSCIFSPVLQNHIVSGAVCVFRDVTEQKEAAARLQDLNRELTETRDKAVAANRAKSVFLANMSHELRTPLNAVIGYTELITEDAVDFGYDEIQPDLDRIHTAANHLLSLINDILDLSKIEAGRHEIVWETFKLAGLIDDVISTVEPNVRKNANAFVIDCDDDLGHIRADRIKVRQILINLLSNAAKFTRDGEVRLTVRAESTELGEQFVFEISDTGIGIPEEKLEELFNPFTQADSSTTREYGGTGLGLTITRHFCQMMGGAITATSTTGEGSTFTVRLPAPLSSGANTEAIAEAMAALGTSRSNFTVLVIDDDDTMHELLRRQLGRAGYVVVSAYDGEEGLRLARTIAPSVITLDVMMPGTDGWDVLAQLKADDELCHIPVVMLTMVADRNKGYALGADDYLVKPVKSEKLVEVLERFDRRQATHHALVVEDDPDTRNIMQRNIEAAGWQVDTAANGRIAIEQLEELHPDIILLDLMMPEMDGFEFLREIRKHDKWSDIPVVVVTARQLTRAEVEQLQMVSERIMRKGNFTGPELVAEVDRVVRQQLPQLQDQSEPEPA; the protein is encoded by the coding sequence ATGGCCACACATCCAGATTTACTCGGCCTATTCGAACAGGCCGGAGTTGACCAACCCGACACACCGCCCGATCCCGCACAATGGAAGAAGCTTTTGCGAGGCTTGAACCGCTTTGCAGCTGAAGCCGAGCGCAACCAGTATCTGCTCGACCGCACCCTCGAGACGCTCGACCAGAGCTCCAAGAAACTGCGCACCAAAGTCGATGAAGAGCGCGAGAGGCTCACCTCCGTGCTCTCGGGGATCGAGGACGGGGTGTGCGCGGTCGACCGTAAAGGAAGACTCCTCTTTTCGAACCCGGCTGCCAGCACGTTGCTGGACCGTGATGGAGACGAACTCGACGGGCCGAGCTTCTTCGAGATGCTCGAGTTCCACGAGGGCGGCGAGGTGCTCGACGTGCGCCAGATCGTGGCGCGGGTCAATCGCCAAGAGACCCTGCGCGATGACGACGCGGTGATCACGCGGGAGGATGGCTCGACCATCCCGGTCTCGTGCATCTTCAGCCCAGTGCTCCAAAACCACATCGTCTCCGGGGCGGTGTGCGTGTTTCGCGACGTCACCGAGCAGAAGGAGGCGGCTGCCAGGTTGCAAGATCTCAATCGTGAGCTGACCGAAACGCGCGACAAGGCCGTGGCGGCCAATCGGGCCAAGAGCGTCTTCTTGGCGAATATGAGCCACGAGTTGCGCACGCCGCTCAACGCGGTGATCGGCTACACCGAGCTGATCACCGAGGACGCCGTCGACTTTGGTTACGACGAGATCCAGCCCGATCTCGATCGCATCCACACCGCTGCAAATCACTTGCTCAGCCTGATCAACGACATCCTCGACCTGTCGAAGATCGAGGCCGGTCGCCACGAGATTGTCTGGGAGACCTTCAAGCTGGCTGGCCTCATCGACGACGTCATCTCGACCGTCGAGCCCAACGTTCGGAAGAACGCCAACGCGTTTGTCATCGACTGCGACGACGATTTGGGCCATATCCGCGCCGACCGGATCAAGGTGCGCCAGATCCTGATCAACCTGTTGAGCAACGCCGCCAAGTTTACCAGGGACGGCGAGGTTCGCCTGACGGTGCGCGCCGAGTCGACCGAGCTGGGCGAGCAGTTTGTCTTCGAGATCAGCGACACCGGCATCGGCATCCCCGAGGAGAAGCTCGAGGAGTTGTTTAATCCGTTTACCCAGGCCGACAGCTCGACGACCCGCGAGTACGGCGGTACCGGGCTCGGCCTGACGATCACCCGCCACTTCTGCCAGATGATGGGCGGAGCGATCACCGCGACCAGCACCACCGGCGAGGGCTCGACCTTCACGGTGCGTCTGCCGGCGCCGTTGTCGTCGGGGGCAAATACCGAGGCGATCGCCGAGGCGATGGCGGCGCTGGGAACCTCGCGCAGCAACTTCACCGTGCTCGTCATCGACGACGACGACACGATGCACGAGTTGCTGCGCCGCCAACTCGGCCGCGCCGGCTACGTGGTCGTCAGCGCCTACGACGGCGAGGAGGGCCTGCGGCTGGCGCGCACCATCGCCCCGAGCGTCATCACGCTCGACGTGATGATGCCCGGCACCGACGGCTGGGATGTTTTGGCTCAGCTCAAAGCCGACGATGAGCTGTGCCACATCCCGGTGGTCATGCTCACCATGGTCGCCGACCGCAACAAGGGCTACGCGCTGGGTGCCGACGACTATCTGGTCAAGCCGGTCAAGAGCGAGAAGTTGGTCGAGGTGCTCGAGCGCTTCGACCGGCGCCAAGCCACTCACCACGCCTTGGTCGTCGAGGACGACCCCGACACGCGCAACATCATGCAGCGCAATATCGAAGCCGCCGGCTGGCAGGTCGACACCGCCGCCAACGGGCGCATCGCCATCGAGCAGCTCGAGGAGCTCCACCCCGACATCATTTTGCTCGACTTGATGATGCCCGAGATGGACGGCTTCGAGTTCCTGCGCGAGATCCGCAAGCACGACAAGTGGTCCGATATCCCCGTCGTGGTGGTCACTGCTCGTCAACTGACCCGTGCAGAGGTCGAGCAGCTGCAGATGGTCTCCGAGCGCATCATGCGCAAAGGCAACTTCACCGGGCCGGAGCTGGTCGCCGAGGTCGACCGAGTGGTGCGCCAGCAACTGCCCCAGCTCCAAGACCAAAGCGAGCCCGAGCCGGCTTGA
- a CDS encoding metallophosphoesterase family protein, with product MKNAALTVLILLTMTSVVATTGCLDVADDRAELDRHIGKAKAGDASITVEDGLANVRSFAPGNVVLWAQAPTLSIELEPADTTAWEIRVENTLSDLQLTATSPNELETTVQTSTGEFPTERIFRLENLTPGESYTLTLAPPDAGDLSPWHFSVFADIQDHIYEVQDIYDRMGSDPELRFCLISGDLTEQGTPEELERFERELKELPIPCFATLGNHELGYSESEFRERFGRGNFSFTFRGARFTLLDSASATLAPLVYDWLEGWLDAGADGLHAVFMHIPPLDPVGQRNGAFASRAEANKLTNRLADHDVDLAVYGHVHSFYEYSHTGVPALITGGGGAIPERFDDIGRHYVKVEANPATGAFSTEVVRIP from the coding sequence ATGAAGAACGCAGCGCTGACAGTTCTCATATTGCTGACAATGACGAGCGTGGTCGCGACCACCGGATGTTTGGACGTGGCTGACGACCGCGCCGAGCTCGACCGGCATATCGGCAAGGCGAAGGCAGGCGACGCCTCGATCACGGTCGAAGACGGTCTGGCCAACGTGCGCAGCTTCGCGCCGGGCAACGTCGTCCTGTGGGCGCAGGCGCCGACGCTGTCGATCGAGCTCGAGCCTGCGGACACGACCGCCTGGGAGATCCGCGTCGAGAACACCCTCTCGGACCTCCAGCTCACCGCAACCTCACCCAATGAGCTAGAGACGACGGTCCAGACAAGCACCGGCGAATTCCCCACCGAGCGCATCTTTCGCCTCGAGAATCTGACGCCCGGCGAGTCCTACACGCTCACGCTCGCCCCGCCCGACGCCGGCGACCTGAGCCCGTGGCATTTCTCGGTCTTCGCCGATATCCAAGACCATATCTACGAGGTCCAAGATATCTACGACCGCATGGGGAGCGACCCCGAGCTTCGCTTCTGCTTGATCAGCGGCGATTTGACCGAACAGGGGACGCCCGAAGAGCTCGAGCGCTTCGAGCGTGAGCTCAAGGAGCTGCCGATCCCGTGCTTCGCCACGCTGGGCAACCACGAGTTGGGCTACAGCGAGTCGGAGTTTCGCGAGCGCTTCGGCCGCGGCAACTTCAGCTTCACCTTCCGCGGCGCGCGCTTCACGCTGCTCGACTCGGCGAGCGCCACGCTGGCCCCGTTGGTGTATGATTGGCTCGAAGGTTGGCTCGACGCCGGCGCCGACGGGCTACACGCGGTGTTCATGCATATCCCGCCGCTCGACCCGGTCGGCCAGCGAAACGGCGCGTTCGCCAGCCGCGCGGAGGCCAACAAGCTGACGAATCGGCTCGCCGACCACGACGTCGACCTGGCCGTCTACGGCCACGTCCACTCGTTTTACGAGTACTCCCACACGGGCGTCCCGGCGCTCATCACCGGCGGCGGCGGAGCCATCCCCGAGCGCTTCGACGATATCGGCCGTCACTACGTCAAGGTCGAGGCCAACCCGGCCACGGGCGCCTTCTCCACCGAGGTCGTGCGCATTCCGTGA
- a CDS encoding DUF1499 domain-containing protein produces MDKSPSLFKRVLRPLLINEVETGKSVWYPELQPRVYDRDPEEVFDAVCAVVDRHPRWAPESDNPEQMRLDVEVRTKVVGFVDDMVIWVQPTDDGRAEVTARSASRIGQGDLGQNARTIRELLEGVDEYLKA; encoded by the coding sequence ATGGACAAATCACCCTCGCTCTTCAAACGTGTGCTGCGCCCGCTGTTAATCAACGAGGTCGAGACGGGAAAGTCGGTCTGGTACCCCGAGCTGCAGCCGCGCGTCTACGACCGCGACCCCGAAGAGGTCTTCGACGCGGTGTGCGCGGTCGTAGACCGCCACCCGCGCTGGGCGCCCGAGAGCGACAACCCCGAGCAGATGCGCCTCGACGTCGAGGTGCGCACGAAGGTCGTCGGGTTCGTCGACGATATGGTCATCTGGGTGCAGCCCACCGACGACGGCCGGGCGGAGGTGACCGCGAGGAGTGCGTCGCGCATCGGGCAGGGCGACCTGGGGCAAAACGCGCGGACGATTCGCGAGTTGCTCGAGGGGGTTGATGAGTATTTGAAGGCATGA
- a CDS encoding ferritin-like domain-containing protein yields MAKDKNMLLKWLRDAHAMESSAESILEKQVKRVKDHPEVHRRIADHLEETRRQQTRLEDCINKLGGDTSVLKEMVGKFSGTMQALGAAGADDELVKAAISNYAFESMEIASYKSLIAAAEAYNEPEIRRVCEEILVEEERMAEWLENNVGAITRDHLSRMGVSVHEPSKPGPESRREPPRPRA; encoded by the coding sequence ATGGCCAAAGACAAGAACATGCTGTTGAAGTGGCTGCGCGACGCGCACGCCATGGAGTCGTCAGCCGAATCGATTCTCGAAAAGCAAGTCAAACGGGTCAAGGACCATCCGGAGGTCCACCGGCGCATCGCCGACCACCTCGAGGAGACCCGCCGCCAGCAGACCCGGCTGGAGGACTGCATCAACAAGCTCGGCGGAGACACCTCGGTGCTCAAGGAAATGGTCGGCAAGTTCAGCGGCACCATGCAAGCGCTGGGCGCCGCCGGGGCCGACGATGAGCTGGTCAAAGCGGCCATCAGCAACTACGCGTTCGAGTCGATGGAGATCGCCTCGTACAAGTCGCTCATCGCAGCGGCGGAGGCGTATAACGAACCCGAGATTCGCCGGGTGTGCGAGGAAATCCTCGTCGAAGAGGAGCGCATGGCCGAATGGCTCGAGAACAACGTCGGCGCGATCACCCGCGACCACCTGAGTCGCATGGGCGTCAGCGTTCACGAGCCGAGCAAACCCGGCCCGGAGAGCCGCCGCGAGCCGCCCAGGCCGCGTGCATGA